catagagctATGGATGCATGATATCAAAACTAAAGGTTTAACCATGTTTCAATGGTAGTCACTGTTGGTTTGTTTTACATtaactttgtttacaaacatcggAGTAAAACAAGATCATATTTTGAGGTGTACAAAAATGTAACTatgttcaaaaagttatattcttcaagagtcAATGGGTACATATCCTTATTAACTGACAAATCAATAAACATTTGTAGTGactgcagatttcccctttatGGCCAAGTTGAATATGATTTAATGTTGATATCTGGGAGAGTTTGGTAAAGACTTTCAGCCTGTACCAAGGGTTCTGGACCATTATGGCAAAGGAGGTAGTGACTGAGCTTGCCCTGCTGTATCCACaaagctgcccccccccccccttaaatcgCTACACTAGCACTGCCCCTGTCTACTATGGGAGCGCTGGTGGAAACGGAGTCCCCCACAGTTCCGGAATGTCTTTCCGCACTGACCGCAGACATACGGCTTCTCCCCGGTGTGTATGCGGAAATGCCTGGTGAGCGCCCCCGAGTGGCGAAAGCGCATGGAGCACACCGAGCAGGTATAGGGTCTCTCTCCAGTGTGGATTCTCAGGTGAGTCTTCAGGTTCTCCAGACGGTTGAAATCCCGGTCACACTCGCTGCAGTGGTAAGGGCTCTGGCCAGGGGGGAAGACCTGACGCTTGGGGTGGGCCTGGGTGTGGTGTCTACGGAGCTCGCTGGGCTGGTGGAAGCCCTGGCCACAGAGTTTGCAGATGTGGCTGGGGTGGGGGATGgtgggattagggttagggtggggGATGGTGGGATTAGGGTTGGTTCTGATCTGGACTCCATAGATCTGAGGTGGGGCAACAGGGATGATGGGAGCTGCTGCCTCTCTTGGTTGGAAGAGGTTGTTGGGGAACTGGGAGGAGAAGGCTGGAAGGGCACTGGCTGTTGGGGCAGTCAGTTGTGGAACATCTGTGTTGACCATATGAGGgtgagctgtggagagagagaatacattaaaaacatatatatttaatGTTTTATTACACAGGTTCCATATGCATACATCCTACATGCAGGCAAAGGTGTTACTCATTCTAATAAAATCATTTTGAGAGATACTGACACATAATGGTTAGTATTACTCAGTAAGTGGTCAATCTTATGAAGTCTAGTGGCATCTTGTGGGTGGTATAGTCAGTGGCTATTTGGAAGCTCTCTGCTATTATCTGGTACTTACACAGACTATGGCTGGTTCCAGGAAGCAGAGCGTCAGAGATCTGTAAGTCCAAAGGGTCCGGTTTCCACTCCTCTAACATCTTGGACTGAACCAGAGACAGACTATCAGGACCAAAGTCTTCTTTTACCACAGAGTCAAAACTAGAACCAGAACCGGAACCAGAACCGTTCTCCTCCTTCACTTTAACCTGCTCCGTCTCAAGGCTCTGGACCACAACGTGAAGTGCTGATGGGTCATTATCTCCAAATGTTGTTTCTAGACCACTATGACTGATGCTTTCTGCACTTGCCTTGTGGTCCATACACAAACTGGAGGCCTCTTCCCTGACTTCTGAAAAGAAAATGACATGCAGAACAATTGTCAGGCTTTGAAGGTATTTCTTGTTCTTATCTAGCTAGTCAAGCACAAACTGAATTTCTCTAATATTGTATGTATGACATATCATTTGGCTTGATAAATAGGCCTACCTTTAAGCAggtcatgatgagggatagactGTCCACTTGAAGCTGGGTGTAGGTCTTGGGAACACACCCGACCATCCTCGCTGATTTCACTGAAAGACCCATGGTCTTTCTGTCGTTCACTACTGATCTCTGCCTCCACAATTTCATATCCATATTCGTCCAATGAATATGAGGACTTTATATTTAATTCGTTGTCCTTTGACTGCTTTTGGGTCTTTGCTAAGTTGTTGTTGTGGAGAGGACTTATCGATAACTGTGCCTGCGGACTTACACCTCTCGTTGTTTCCACACATTGACGCGCAGCATTCAACTCTTGCTCGGTTGTTTGCAAGCGTTGTTTAAGAGACTTGTTTTCCCGTAGGGTTTCGTGCATCTGATCGCGGACATCCCCAAGCGCTTGACCTACCAGTTTAGTGACTTCTAATACGGCAATTTCCACAGCCACTTCGAACgcaccgtggatcgtcgccgccAGTTCGTCCTGGAAAGAGAGCGATACCTCACCCTCTCTAGCGGTTTTCGAGGGGCGAGCTTGGGCTGACATTGAAGTCTCCCTTTTGATCCCTGTGTTAGTTTTTGACTGAGGCTTCATGTTGCTACAATAACCTTACTGCTAGTCTGATTATAATATTACTGGCTACTATGTTGCAATGTGATTGGCTACAATATAGCATGAAGAGAGGAACTCCGTCTGAATCTTCCTCGCTTACCCAGCATCTAGATATATCAGCTGGACATGATATTTTATAGAAAACCTTCCAAATGTCTATTGGCGAATGTTTTACATTTGCGCTATGAAATGTGTATCGCGCTCTTCTTCCCCAGCGTCTTACAAACAATGAATGTAAGGCAAAGAGGATcaattatattgacaagatggtTGACTGACCGCTCTACGATGGAAATACATGTCCGCAAAGGCTAAAAGCAGGCGGGGGGATGCGCGATCAGGTGggaacattctagccaatgagagggtaGATACGCCTGTGAACAACAACTCCCATATAAAAATGTTTTTCACAAAGTTGCCGGAATGTTACGTGCATTACACTTAGGCTACATCAGTACACTCGTAGCAACCTAATCATTATGAAACTTATATTTGATTAAATGATAAGCTTCTCATATCAAAATAGTACTTACCATATTCGCCTCTCTCTCATTGTCGCCCGTACAAAAACTCCGCCCTCTGCTTAACGCTTTTCGCCAAGACAGATTTTAGGCGGAGTCGACCATCTCACTTCACCGCTTCCTCTCGGCTGTATATACAAACAACATTAACGGGTAACGTCCGGGTCACGGATTTTTTTGAAGATTTCTAAAGTAAAAGTCCTCCATGTAATAGAAGAAACGTTTTAATAACCTGTATTTATTCATGATATATGACGCTAATGTGTGTTATGTATTTGACATTGGAAGTTACAAATGCCACTTAAATATAAACAGATATGAATCACTGTGAATGTTTTGACAATGATTGTGTAATATCATGA
The genomic region above belongs to Oncorhynchus masou masou isolate Uvic2021 chromosome 27, UVic_Omas_1.1, whole genome shotgun sequence and contains:
- the LOC135516464 gene encoding zinc finger protein 37-like encodes the protein MKPQSKTNTGIKRETSMSAQARPSKTAREGEVSLSFQDELAATIHGAFEVAVEIAVLEVTKLVGQALGDVRDQMHETLRENKSLKQRLQTTEQELNAARQCVETTRGVSPQAQLSISPLHNNNLAKTQKQSKDNELNIKSSYSLDEYGYEIVEAEISSERQKDHGSFSEISEDGRVCSQDLHPASSGQSIPHHDLLKEVREEASSLCMDHKASAESISHSGLETTFGDNDPSALHVVVQSLETEQVKVKEENGSGSGSGSSFDSVVKEDFGPDSLSLVQSKMLEEWKPDPLDLQISDALLPGTSHSLSHPHMVNTDVPQLTAPTASALPAFSSQFPNNLFQPREAAAPIIPVAPPQIYGVQIRTNPNPTIPHPNPNPTIPHPSHICKLCGQGFHQPSELRRHHTQAHPKRQVFPPGQSPYHCSECDRDFNRLENLKTHLRIHTGERPYTCSVCSMRFRHSGALTRHFRIHTGEKPYVCGQCGKTFRNCGGLRFHQRSHSRQGQC